ATGGTGTTTATGTGCAATCTGTAGAAAGTGGTTGTGCCGCAGATCAGGCAGGAATTAGCTCTGGAGATGTTATTTTATCTTTCGATGGAACTGAAATCAACAGCAAATCTAGACTAATTGAGCTAATTGCTGAAAAAAGTCCGGGAGATAAAGTATTAATAAAAGTTGACCAAAAAGGAAAAATAATAACAAAAACCTTGGAATTATTGAATAGCAGAGACGAATCCAAGCTCATAAAAAAAGAAGATTTTAAAGCTACTACTTTTTTAGGTGCAACATTTAAAAATACAGAGCAAAAAATATTAAATAAGCTAAATTTAAAATATGGTGTTCAAATAGAATCTATTTCTAATGGACCATTGAAAAACGCTGGTATTCAAGAAGGTTTTATCATAACAAAAATTGACAAAACAGACATTAAAACCATTCAAGATATTGAGCATACACTAAGCGGTAAAAAAGGTGGCGTTTTAATTGAAGGCTACTATCCAAACGGAATGCGAGCGTATTACGGGTTTGGGTTGTAAAAAATTTTTTAATATAGCTACATAACTCGACAAGCATTAATATGCTTTTTTTGAACCATTAAGGAGTTAAGGAACATTAAGAAATTTAATTATTCCTAATTTTTTTGCGAAGCGAATGCCGTCTTGCAACTTGTTGAATATCAGCGACTTACACAGAACCACCGCTACATAAATCTTTTGCCACACATAACCATCTGATTATCAAGGAGTTATGAAATAGTTTTTAGTGCTTAGTGTTGAGTTTTTAGTTGGGGCTCGCTACCGCTCGCTTGACAGGGGTCGGCGACTTGTATATACCTGAGTATCAAAGAATTACGCGGGCTGAAAATCCAAAATCTAAAATTCTCAAATCCGAAATCAGATAAGGGATTTATCCCAAAAATTTAACATTTAATCAGCTGTTGAAAGGGTCGCGGTAGGTCACAGCGGCGAGGGCGCGGCGGCACAAAGTGCTGATAATCAGACAATTAGAGGTCGCCGCCCGTCATACTTTATCGCCACACTTGACCACCTAAAATATTGATACTTAAACAATTATAAAATAATTTAATAAAATCTCAAAAATCTATTAAATTATCCTTTACCGTTGCTTTTAAGCAACGGCTATGAAGAGATAAAATATAATGGGATTTATCCCAAATTTTAGCACTCAATCAGCTGTTGAAAATCCATAAGAGGAATGATGGCTCCCTTTTTGTTTATTATTGTTCATTGGGTTAAAACCCTATTGTTTTTATTTTTATTGCCGTCAGTTAAAACTGACGGCAATAAAAAGCAATAAACAGCAATAAAAAAGAAGCAAATTTTTAAACTTTTGTAATGATAATAATTTTTTGAATTAAGAATTTTTTCAAAGAATATACAATTGTTTTGCAAGCATATTTTAAAATAGTGTAAATTTGAATAAATTTTCACATTGTGGGACAATTAAAAAAACTTGCAGGGCAAACAGCTATTTATGGCATCAGCAGCGTTGTTGGTCGCCTGCTTAATTATTTACTTGTTCCGCTATACAGCTATGTTTTTTTACCCGAAGAATCTGCTGTATATGTTGAAATGTACGCATACGTAGCTTTTTTCATTGTCATTCTTACTTACGGCATGGAAACAGCTTTTTTCAATTTCAACCAAAAAGAAAAAAACAAAAAACTTGTTTACAACACAACTTTAATTTCGCTATTTACTACAAGTGCTGTTTTTATTGCTTTTTCGTTAATTTTTGCTCAGCCAATAGCAAACATGCTGAGATATGGAGAAAATCCTGAATATATCCGTTATTTCACATTAATTGTTGGCTTAGATGCTTTTACAAGCATTCCATTCGCAAAATTAAGAGCAGAAAACAGAGCTTTACGCTTTGCAATAATAAAATTGATAAACATAATTATAAATATTTCTCTAAATCTATTGCTAATTTTATGGGTGCCTTATGCTTACAACAAATACTCATGGGGTCCCGAATACTTATCTTTTATCAGCGATGGAGAGCCAAAAATAGGATATATATTTGTTTCAAACTTAGTTGCATCGCTAGTTACATTCATATTGCTAATTCCGGATTTTTTCATAAAAAAAGCTCAATTCTCGTTTAAGCTACTTAAAAAAATGCTAAACTATTCTTTTCCATTGCTAATATTGGGTTTAGCTGGCGTAGCAAACGAAAGCATTGATAGAATTTTATTAAAATACATACTCCCTCCCGACCAAGCAATGTATCAGTTGGGAATTTACGGAATGTGCTTCAAAATAGCAATTGTAATGTCTATTTTTGTGCAAGCTTTTCGCTATGCAGCAGAACCATTTTTCTTTTCCAAGCAAAAAGACAGCGATGCCAAAGAAACGTATGCGGACATCATGAAGTATTTTGTGATAATAATGACATTCATGTTTTTAGCTATAATTCTATACATGGACATTGTCAAGTATTTTATTGGCAGCAATTATCACAGCGGGCTAAAAATTGTACCAATGCTTCTGTATAGCCATATTTTCCTTGGTGTTTTTTATAATTTAAGTATTTGGTACAAATTAACCGGGCAAACTCGATTTGGAGCATACATAAGCCTTACAGGGACAGCTATTTCTGTAGGAATGAATGTTCTTCTTATTCCAAAAATAGGATATATGGGTAGCATGTGGGCAAACTTCACTTGCTATGCTGTGATGATGACAATTTCATATTTCCTCGGACAAAAATATTATCCTGTTAAATACGACTTGAAAGCTATTTTTACTTACATGATTATAAGCGTTATAATATATTTTATAGCTGATTTCGCCTACAGATATTGGTTTGCAGACAGCATGGTGTATCGGCTAACTTTTGGCTCTGTTTTATTACTTGTTTACGGACTTTTAATCCTTTATTCAGAGCCAAATTTAAGAAAGTTGATTTTAAAAAAATGATTTTAAAAAGTAAAGATTTTAGCATAAACATGGCAGATTTATTCAATTTCATTAAATTCGCAAAAAAATAATATGGCAAAAATAGACATATCTGTTCCAAAAGGCACGCGAGATTTTGACCCTTTGCAGATGGGGCGAAGAAACTATATTTTCTCTACATTACGTTCAATATTTGAAAAACATGGATTTCAGCCAATAGAAACGCCCTCGATGGAGCAAACATCTACTCTTTTGGGCAAATATGGCGAAGAAGGAGATCGCTTGATTTTTCGCATACTAAATTCTGGCGATTTCATGAGCAATATTCCTGCAGAAACAGAAAAAAAGAGCAGCGACATTGTGAACTTTATTTCTGAAAAAGGATTAAGATACGACCTAACTGTGCCTTTCGCCAGATTTGTAGTGATGAACAGAAACAACATCACTTTTCCTTTTCGTAGATACCAAATACAACCCGTTTGGCGAGCCGACCGTCCTCAAAAAGGCAGATACAGAGAGTTTTATCAATGTGATGTAGATGTAATTGGCACAAAAAGCCAAATGGAAGAAGCTGGATTGATAGAAATTTTAGACACAGCCTTTGATAAATTTGGTATAAACATCATAATAAAACTAAATAACAGAAAATTATTACAAGGAATAGCCATAGCTGTTGGTGCCGAAGACCGCTTCATTGAATTTACAACTGCCTTAGACAAACTCGACAAAACAGGCTGGGACGGCGTTATAAAAGAATTGGAAACTATTGGCTTTCAAAAGTCTGTGTCTGAAAAACTATCTGAAATAATGAGTTTATCTGGTGATAACAACAGCGTTATTTCTAATTTAAAAAAACATATTGATTCTGAAATTGGGAAGCAAGGCATTCAAGAAATGGAAGAGCTTTTTGATTATATAAGTGTTCTCAACTTGAAATCAGAAGTTAAATTCGATATTAGTTTAGCTCGTGGATTAAATTATTACACGGGAGCTATTTTTGAAGTTGTCGCAAAAGACGTTGAAATGGGTAGTATAAGTGGCGGAGGCAGATACGACAACCTTACCGGCGTTTTTGGATTGCCTGACACTTCTGGAGTTGGCGTTTCTTTTGGGGCTGACAGAATTTACGATGTAATGCTAACATTAAATTTATTTCCAGCCAACCTCAATCGCTCTGCAGATTTACTTCTAATAAACTTTGACAAAACCTCAGAAAAAGATTTAATTCCAATTGCCAAACAACTTCGCAAAAACGGCATTGCATGCGTTATTTACCCCGAAGCGGCTAAATTAAAAAAACAATTTTCTTACGCAGACGCTTACAATTTCCCATACGTGCTTATTCGCGGAGATGAAGAAAAAAAAGAAGGCTTGGTAAATATTAAAAATATGATAAATGGAAAGCAAGTGCAAATAAAAATTGAAGAATTATTAAACTGCACATTGCAAAAAATTGAGGAGCTAACTAAATAATTTCTAACATTCAATAAATAAAGCTAAATGAGAATACTAATTACTGGATCGGGAGGAAGGGAGCACGCTCTTGCATGGCGACTTTCGCAAGATGAAGGGAAAGAAAATATTTTTATTGCACCCGGAAACGCTGGCACTGCAAGTTGCGGAACAAATATAAATTGCTCATACAACGACTTTGAGAATTTGAGCCAAATTATTGAAGATTTAAAAATAGAAATGCTCGTTGTTGGACCAGAAGAACCACTTGTAAATGGCTTTTCAGATTATTTAAAAAATAAAAAACAATTTAAAGACCTTATCATAATTGGACCCAACGCAAAAGGAGCCACTCTTGAAGGAAGCAAGGATTTTGCAAAAAACTTCATGATTAGGCACAATATTCCTACGGCAAAATTTAAAACATTTAATCATACACAAAAAGAAGAAGCTATCTCTTTTATCAAAAGTCAAAACGGACCTTATGTTTTAAAAGCTAACGGACTTGCTGCGGGCAAAGGTGTAATTATTACAAGCTCTACAAACGAAGCTATAAGCCATATTTCGTCCGTTTTTGAAAACAATATTTTTGGAGATGCAGGAAAAACCATTGTGATAGAGCAATATCTTGATGGAATTGAAATGTCGGCTTTTGTGCTTACTGACGGAAAAGACTATGTTTTATTGCCAAACGCAAAAGATTATAAACGTATTGGCGATGGAGACACAGGACCAAACACCGGCGGCATGGGGACAGTTTCCCCTGTTCCTTTTGCTACAAAAGAATTTATGCAAAAAGTTGAGAATGAAATCATCAAACCAACTATTTCCGGATTGAAAAAAGAAAGCATAGATTATTGTGGATTTATCTTTTTTGGATTAATGAATGTTGCTGGAAATCCATATTTGATTGAATATAATGTAAGAATGGGCGACCCCGAAACACAAGTAATAATGCCACGCATAGGCGGCTCTCTTAGCAAAATATTAGAAGCAACTTTTAAAAATTCCCTGCAAAACATAAAAGTTGAAATATTACCAGAAACCACATTAGCTGTTGTTATTGCATCAGAAGGCTATCCCGCCGCCTATTCAAAAGGAAAAAAGATAAATATTCAATCCGCAAATTCAATTATTTTCCATGCAGGAACTGCACTAGCTGACAACAACATTGTTACTTCAGGCGGAAGAGTTTTGGCTGCAATTGGAACAGGGAAATCAATCAACGAAGCAAGGAATAACGCTTACAACATTGTTGACAAAATCGATTTTGACGGAAAAACATACAGAAAAGATATTGGCTTAGACCTTTTAAAATATGAAACCATTTAACGCTGAAAAAACGATTTATTCAAGATTTAAACTATTTTTTATACTGTTTTGTATAACTCTAGCTGTTTTTTTGATTTTTAAAAGCAGCAAAAGTTCCATTTTCAGCTTAAACACATTGCTAGGCGGAATAATAAAAATTAATATTTCTCTACCCTTTAGTGTTATTGCTATTTCTAGACTTGTGCTTATTATTATTTCGTCTTTCATAGCAAAATCAATTGCAGTAAAAATTTTTAAATTTCCTTCAAAAGATTATTTCGTATTTGTTTTAATTTCTCTCTCTCATTTTTTCATAAAAGACTGGAATGTAGGATTAACAGTAGCAATTTACTGGACATATTTTGTAATTATGGTACATAATCTTTTTTTGGAAGAAAGTCTATTGCCATCATATAGAAAAACTCTTAACACAGCCTTATTAGGTGGAATATTACTATTAAATGGACCCTTTGTTTTGCTGTTTTTTATTGCCGGAATTGTAATTATGATTTCATACCAATATTTTTCTTGCCGAAGGCTAATTATTTGGCTTATAGGATATATTTTCCCGCTTTTTTTAGTGTTTTTTTGGTGTTTTTTGCAAGATAAAACAAATATAATTTTTGAAAATTTCAAAACTATTTTCGTCAAAAAAGAATATTTCCAATTCGCTTTTGAAAAAATTTATTTCTTACACATAATATCTTTAATTATCCTTATAGGCATTGTTTTAATCAAATTAAAAAACAGCAAAATCAGTGAGCGAAAAGCTTTTCTCACTCTAATAATTACGTCAATAGTATTATTGCTAGGAATTTTCACTTCAACTTTTAACTGTTTATTATTATTGCATATTTACAGCTTATTATTAGCATTTTTTTGGGCTAGAGCCTTGCATAAATCACAAACTAGAGTAACTTTTATTATTATTTTAATAATTCCTTTTATTTTTCCAATATTAAGTTTTTTCTTTTAAAATAAAATGGCAGAATTATTACATCACTACAGCGATTTAACTCCAGAAGCGGGCTGCGACGAAGCCGGACGAGGTTGCTTGGCTGGACCTGTAACTGCTGCTGCTGTAATTTTACCGCCCGATTTCACACATCCAATGCTTAATGATTCAAAAAAATTAAGCGAAAAAAAAAGATTTCAATTAAAAGAAATTATAGAAAAAGAAGCTCTCGATTGGGCTGTAGCGTTTGTAAGCCCTTCTGAAATTGACGAAATAAATATTTTAAACGCATCTATAAAAGCAATGCACTTGGCGATAGCTGCTCTGAAAACAACACCAAAATACATAATAATAGACGGAAACCGCTTTAAACAATATAAAAACATACCTTTTTCAACCATTGTAAAAGGAGACGGAAAATACATGAGCATTGCTGCCGCAAGTATCATTGCAAAAACGCATAGAGACATATTTATGGAAGATTTGCATTTGAAATTTCCGCAATATAAATGGAACGAGAACAAAGGCTATCCGTCATTGGCTCACCGACAAGCAATTTTAAAGTTCGGAAGAACTGAAATACACAGAAAAAGTTTTAAATTAAATATGCAAACAAAACTTTCTTTTTAGTTTTTTCAAAAAATTTGCGTAAGTTTGTTAAAAAAACAAATTATGAGCAATATTAAAGAATACATTGAAAGCAACAAAGAAAGATTTTTAAATGAATTATTTGATCTTATCCGCATTCCATCTATTTCTAGCGAGTCATCTCACAAAGACGATATGATTAAAGCTGCAGAATATTGGAAACAAGCTATTTTGAATGCTGGAGCCGATTTCGCAGAAGTTTGCCCTACCAAAGGCAATCCTGTGGTTTACGGAGAAAAAATAATTGATAAAAACTACCCCACTGTTATTGTTTACGCTCATTACGACGTAATGCCTGTTGACCCTGTTTCTGAGTGGAAAACTGATCCTTTTGAACCTCAAATTATTGACGGCAAAATCTATGCACGCGGCGCTGACGACGACAAAGGTCAAGGTTTTATGCACGCAAAAGCTTTTGAATATTTAGTGAAAAACAATTTGCTAAAATGTAATGTTAAATTTATGATTGAGGGTGAAGAGGAAATTGGCAGCCCATCAATGTATGAGTGGTGCAAAAACAATAAAGAAAGACTAAAAGGAGATATTATTTTAGTTTCCGACACTAGCATGATTGGCAAAGACATTCCAAGCATCACTGTTGGTCTGCGAGGACTTACCTATCTGCAAATAGAACTCACAGGTCCAAACCGCGATTTGCATTCTGGACTTTTTGGCGGAGCAGTTGCAAACCCAATAAATATGCTATCAAAATTAATCGCTTCTCTTATTGATGACAACGGAAAAATTACTATCCCCGGATTTTACGATGACGTGGACGTTGTTTCTGCTGCAGAGCGCGAAGCATTAAACAAAGCACCTTTCAATATTGAAGATTACAAAAAAGCAATTGATATAAACGAGGTTTTTGGTGAAAAAGGATATACTACTTTGGAAAGAACCGGCATCAGACCAACATTAGACATTTGTGGAATTTGGGGCGGCTACACCGGCGAAGGTTCTAAAACAGTATTGCCATCAAAAGCATACGCAAAGCTGTCATCACGATTAGTTCCACACCAAAACCACGTAAAAGTTGCTGAACTTATAAAAAATCATTTAGAAAAAATTGCACATCCAGCAACTAAAATTAAAGTTGACATTTTGCATGGTGGTCAACCTTACGTTATGCCTATTGACGGAAAAGCATACAAAGCTGCTGATGCTGCTCTTACTGAAGTTTATGGCAAAAAACCAATTCCTTCACGCAGCGGCGGAAGTATTCCAATTATAGCGGGATTTGAAGAAATTCTTGGCGTAAAAGCATTGCTTATGGGCTTTGGACTTGAAGAAGACGCAATACATTCTCCAAACGAAAATTTCAGAGTAGAAAATTTCCTTAAAGGGATTGAATCTATTATTCATTTTTACTTAAATTTTCAAAAAGAAGAAATTAGCTAGTTCTTTTATTTAAAAAAATGTATTAATTTTATCTCTCAAACGCAAAAGGTTATGATATACGATTTAGGCAAAAATAATTCAATTGTCAATCAATTTGTAAGCGAACTTAGAGACGCAGAAGTTCAAAAAGATAGTATGCGGTTCAGAAGAAATCTAGAGCGGCTGGGAGAAATTTTTGCATACGAAATAAGTAAGAAAATAAGTTATAAGCAAAAAAACATTGTAACTCCACTTGGTGAATTGGATATGCCTGTTATTGAATGTTGGCCCGTTTTAGCCACAATATTAAGAGCTGGGCTGCCTTTTCACCAAGGTTTTTTAAACATCTTTGACAAGTCTGAAAGTGCTTTTATTTCGGCATATCGCAAGCACCACAAAGACGGAAGCTTTACAATTCAAGTTGAATATGTAAGCTGCCCAAATATTGAAGAAAAAACCCTTATAGTAATAGACCCAATGCTAGCCACAGGCTCTTCGCTTGTACTTGCAATAAAAGAACTATTTCAATTTGGAATGCCTAAAAATATTCATATTGCTACTGCCATAGCCAGCTCACAAGGAATTGACTATGTTAGAAAACATTTGCCTCATCAAAAAACTGACCTTTGGGTTGCAGCTATTGACGAAGAATTAACCGCTCAAGCATATATAGTTCCTGGACTTGGAGATGCAGGAGACCTTTCTTTTGGCAATAAAGAATGAAAAATTTTTATATTGTTTTCTTATTTATTTTTAATTGAAATTTTTAATTGTGTATTTTTGTATTCTAATGAAATTTAAGCATTAGTTTTTAATTTTTTATTAGCTGCAAAATGGATCTAAAAATTACAAACGAAAATATAAATATTGCGATACAATCCATTCGCAGTCACATGCTTAGAACAACTCTAACCATTTTAATAATTGCTTTCGGAATAATGGCTCTAACAAGCATTTTAACATCTATTGAGTCAATAAAATCATCTTTAAGAGAGAATTTTTCAATGATGGGAAGCAATACTTTCACAATTTCAAAATATCGAATTAGTGGCAGCAGAAATTCTCATGGAAAGCGCATTGAATCTGAACCTGTTTCATGGGAACAAGCTAATGAATTCAAAAATAGATATAAAATTCCATCAAAAGTTTCTATTTTTTTACACACATCAGGAGCTTCTACAATAAAAAGAGAGCTTTATAAAACCAATCCTAATATTGCGATAATGGGAATTGATGAAAATTATTTAGTTACAAGTGGACAGGAAATTGGCTTGGGACGTAGTTTTTCAAAAAACGAGATTGACAACTGCAAAAATGTAACAATTATTGGTAGCGAAATTAAAGAAAAACTATTCCCTTCTGGCGAAAATCCGCTTGGCAAGCAAATAACCATTGGCTCTAAACATTTTATAGTTGTTGGAATTATGAAGCAAAAAGGCAGTAGCTTTGGCTTTTCTGGAGATAATTCATGTTTGATTCCTGTTACTGTAGCAAGACAATTTGGTGGCTCTAATTCATCTTTTAACATAAATGTAATGCCATCAGATGTTAATATGCTCAGTTACGCCACAGATGAAGCAACAGGGCTTTTCAGAACAATTCGCAAACAAAGTGCAAAAGACGAAAATAATTTCGAAATTCGCAAAAGCGATAACTTAGCAAACACATTAATTGAAAATATAAAATTTATAACAATTGCTGCAACTATTATCGGGCTTATTACTCTCTTGGGCGCATCAATTGGGTTAATGAATATTATGCTTGTAAGTGTTTCGGAAAGGAAAAGAGAAATCGGCGTTAGAAAAGCTATGGGAGCCACAAGCAAAGCCATTCACAATCAATTTTTAATAGAAAGCATCGTTATTGGTCAAATTGGTGGAATTGTTGGCGTTTTACTAGGCGTGCTTGCTGGAAATATAATAAGCATAATACTTAAAAGTTCCTTTATTATTCCTTGGGGTTGGATACTTTTAGGTATTTTTCTAACATTAATTGTCGGCATTCTTTCGGGGCTAATTCCCGCATCCAAAGCTGCCAAGCTAGACCCAATAGAATCTTTAAGATATGAATAAAAGTATTAAAAACATATTGTTTTCTGTTTTAATAGCTTCTATTTTAGCGAGTTGCAGCACAACTAAGTTAAATCCTCAAAAAACATTTCTTGTAAAAAACGAGCTTGAAATTGACGATTCAAGATTAGATGAATACGACATAAACGGACTTATACGGCAAAAACCTAACCGAAAGTTTTTGGTTTTCCGCATACACACAGGTGTTTATAATATGGGTGCATCTATGAAAGACCGTACATCAATTAAAGAAGATAAAATCAGAAAGAAAATCCAAAAGAAAAAAGAACGTCGTCCTGATAAATACATAAATGAACAAAAAGAATTAGCAAAAGCCAATAGAGGTCTGAGAAATTGGCTAATGAATACTATTGGCGAAGAACCTGTTTTTCTAGATACAATTCTTACAAAACAAAGCAATAAACAAATTGACTTGTATTGCAAAAAAAATGGCTTTTTCAATGCTCAAGTAAGTGATTCTGTAAAATATTTTAAGAAAAACAAGAAAGCAAAAGTAAAATATAAAATAATTGCTGGACAGCCCTACACCATTAATAAAATAGACTTTATTTCAAGCGACCCAAACATAGAAAAATTTATAAATGAAAGGAATAAGCAGTCTCTAATTAAGGTTGGAAATATTTATAGCGAAGATATTTTAGACAAAGAGCGCTCAAGAATCAACGATGAATTAAAAAATAATGGTTATTATGCTTTTAGCAAGTCATATATTAGATACGAGGCAGACTCTACATTAGGCAATAATACTATAAATTTAAAATTGATTGTTAACCGCCCTTACGAAACAGTTAATGGTAAAACGGAATTTGTAAACCATAAAGTTTATAAAATAAATAAATTATTTGCAATTACCGACTATTCAGTTTTAGACAGCAAAAACGAAAGCTATGACACTTTAGCTTACGTAAAACATTCTAAAAAAAGAATATCTCAAGACACCTTGTTTTTACTAAGCAAAGGCAAATCCAGAATTAAACCAAAAGTAATTGCACGAAAAACATTTATAAAACCAAAACAAGTTTTTAGCCTAAAGCAAACAAACAAAACACAAGAAGAATTAAGCAACTTAAACATTTTTAAATATATAAACATAAGATTTGTTGCTGATTCTTCAACCAACAAAAACGATAAAACAAATAAATTAGACGCTTACATTGAACTAAATCAAACAACAGTAAACTCTATAAATGTGGAAGTAGAAGCCACAAACTCCTCTGGAAACCTAGGAACAGCAGGCAATTTAGTTTATAAAAACAAAAATCTTTTTAGAGGTGCTGAGCTATTTAATTTTAGAATAAGAGGAGGTTTGGAATTGCAACAAACGATTTTTGAGAAAAATTATGATATTATAAATGGTTTGCCATTTAACTCAGCAGAAATAAGCACTGAAGCTGGAATTAAAGCTCCATTAAACAACAATTTATTTGTTCAAAGCTCCAGATCAATGATGAATTATTCGCTTGGTTTTAATTATCAGCTCAGACCCGATTACGAAAGATATATCAGCCATGCAAAAGTAATGCTTGAATGGAAAGAATCGCCGGAAGGAATTGTTCAGGCTTATAAACAAATAAACCTTGTTCGTATTATACCTGATTCACTGTTTGCAGCGCGAATTGCTCAATTCTCAAAGAAAATTCGTTATAGCTACGAAGACCACTTTATACCTGGGTTTGGGCTTACTTATACAAGAAGAGATCAGCCATTAAGGAAAAACAAATCGCATACTTTCCAAAAATATGCTTTTGAACAAGCTGGCTTTTTCTATTGGATTGGAAATGGCTTTAATAATGCAAAAGAAGGCGAAATATACAAAGTTTTAGGCATCAACTACTCTCAATATTTTAAAATAGACATAGATTTTCGCTACTACAAACCTTGGCTAAATCAAACAACTTTTGTTCAACGTGTTTTTATAGGCATTGGATTCCCTTATGGGAACAGCGTTTTGATGCCTTTTGAAAAAAGCTATTCTGCTTCTGGCTCCAATGATATTAGAGCTTGGAAATATCGTGCCTTAGGTCCTGGAAGTCATGCTAGCACTGATTTTTTTGACAAAAGTGGCGACATAAGCCTTGTTTTAAACACAGAATATCGTTTTCCAATTTTCAGTTGGTTCAATGGCGCTTTATT
This is a stretch of genomic DNA from Bacteroidales bacterium. It encodes these proteins:
- the purD gene encoding phosphoribosylamine--glycine ligase — translated: MRILITGSGGREHALAWRLSQDEGKENIFIAPGNAGTASCGTNINCSYNDFENLSQIIEDLKIEMLVVGPEEPLVNGFSDYLKNKKQFKDLIIIGPNAKGATLEGSKDFAKNFMIRHNIPTAKFKTFNHTQKEEAISFIKSQNGPYVLKANGLAAGKGVIITSSTNEAISHISSVFENNIFGDAGKTIVIEQYLDGIEMSAFVLTDGKDYVLLPNAKDYKRIGDGDTGPNTGGMGTVSPVPFATKEFMQKVENEIIKPTISGLKKESIDYCGFIFFGLMNVAGNPYLIEYNVRMGDPETQVIMPRIGGSLSKILEATFKNSLQNIKVEILPETTLAVVIASEGYPAAYSKGKKINIQSANSIIFHAGTALADNNIVTSGGRVLAAIGTGKSINEARNNAYNIVDKIDFDGKTYRKDIGLDLLKYETI
- a CDS encoding histidine--tRNA ligase, with translation MAKIDISVPKGTRDFDPLQMGRRNYIFSTLRSIFEKHGFQPIETPSMEQTSTLLGKYGEEGDRLIFRILNSGDFMSNIPAETEKKSSDIVNFISEKGLRYDLTVPFARFVVMNRNNITFPFRRYQIQPVWRADRPQKGRYREFYQCDVDVIGTKSQMEEAGLIEILDTAFDKFGINIIIKLNNRKLLQGIAIAVGAEDRFIEFTTALDKLDKTGWDGVIKELETIGFQKSVSEKLSEIMSLSGDNNSVISNLKKHIDSEIGKQGIQEMEELFDYISVLNLKSEVKFDISLARGLNYYTGAIFEVVAKDVEMGSISGGGRYDNLTGVFGLPDTSGVGVSFGADRIYDVMLTLNLFPANLNRSADLLLINFDKTSEKDLIPIAKQLRKNGIACVIYPEAAKLKKQFSYADAYNFPYVLIRGDEEKKEGLVNIKNMINGKQVQIKIEELLNCTLQKIEELTK
- a CDS encoding FtsX-like permease family protein, translated to MDLKITNENINIAIQSIRSHMLRTTLTILIIAFGIMALTSILTSIESIKSSLRENFSMMGSNTFTISKYRISGSRNSHGKRIESEPVSWEQANEFKNRYKIPSKVSIFLHTSGASTIKRELYKTNPNIAIMGIDENYLVTSGQEIGLGRSFSKNEIDNCKNVTIIGSEIKEKLFPSGENPLGKQITIGSKHFIVVGIMKQKGSSFGFSGDNSCLIPVTVARQFGGSNSSFNINVMPSDVNMLSYATDEATGLFRTIRKQSAKDENNFEIRKSDNLANTLIENIKFITIAATIIGLITLLGASIGLMNIMLVSVSERKREIGVRKAMGATSKAIHNQFLIESIVIGQIGGIVGVLLGVLAGNIISIILKSSFIIPWGWILLGIFLTLIVGILSGLIPASKAAKLDPIESLRYE
- a CDS encoding dipeptidase, with the translated sequence MSNIKEYIESNKERFLNELFDLIRIPSISSESSHKDDMIKAAEYWKQAILNAGADFAEVCPTKGNPVVYGEKIIDKNYPTVIVYAHYDVMPVDPVSEWKTDPFEPQIIDGKIYARGADDDKGQGFMHAKAFEYLVKNNLLKCNVKFMIEGEEEIGSPSMYEWCKNNKERLKGDIILVSDTSMIGKDIPSITVGLRGLTYLQIELTGPNRDLHSGLFGGAVANPINMLSKLIASLIDDNGKITIPGFYDDVDVVSAAEREALNKAPFNIEDYKKAIDINEVFGEKGYTTLERTGIRPTLDICGIWGGYTGEGSKTVLPSKAYAKLSSRLVPHQNHVKVAELIKNHLEKIAHPATKIKVDILHGGQPYVMPIDGKAYKAADAALTEVYGKKPIPSRSGGSIPIIAGFEEILGVKALLMGFGLEEDAIHSPNENFRVENFLKGIESIIHFYLNFQKEEIS
- a CDS encoding oligosaccharide flippase family protein, with protein sequence MGQLKKLAGQTAIYGISSVVGRLLNYLLVPLYSYVFLPEESAVYVEMYAYVAFFIVILTYGMETAFFNFNQKEKNKKLVYNTTLISLFTTSAVFIAFSLIFAQPIANMLRYGENPEYIRYFTLIVGLDAFTSIPFAKLRAENRALRFAIIKLINIIINISLNLLLILWVPYAYNKYSWGPEYLSFISDGEPKIGYIFVSNLVASLVTFILLIPDFFIKKAQFSFKLLKKMLNYSFPLLILGLAGVANESIDRILLKYILPPDQAMYQLGIYGMCFKIAIVMSIFVQAFRYAAEPFFFSKQKDSDAKETYADIMKYFVIIMTFMFLAIILYMDIVKYFIGSNYHSGLKIVPMLLYSHIFLGVFYNLSIWYKLTGQTRFGAYISLTGTAISVGMNVLLIPKIGYMGSMWANFTCYAVMMTISYFLGQKYYPVKYDLKAIFTYMIISVIIYFIADFAYRYWFADSMVYRLTFGSVLLLVYGLLILYSEPNLRKLILKK
- the upp gene encoding uracil phosphoribosyltransferase, with product MIYDLGKNNSIVNQFVSELRDAEVQKDSMRFRRNLERLGEIFAYEISKKISYKQKNIVTPLGELDMPVIECWPVLATILRAGLPFHQGFLNIFDKSESAFISAYRKHHKDGSFTIQVEYVSCPNIEEKTLIVIDPMLATGSSLVLAIKELFQFGMPKNIHIATAIASSQGIDYVRKHLPHQKTDLWVAAIDEELTAQAYIVPGLGDAGDLSFGNKE
- a CDS encoding ribonuclease HII, whose amino-acid sequence is MAELLHHYSDLTPEAGCDEAGRGCLAGPVTAAAVILPPDFTHPMLNDSKKLSEKKRFQLKEIIEKEALDWAVAFVSPSEIDEINILNASIKAMHLAIAALKTTPKYIIIDGNRFKQYKNIPFSTIVKGDGKYMSIAAASIIAKTHRDIFMEDLHLKFPQYKWNENKGYPSLAHRQAILKFGRTEIHRKSFKLNMQTKLSF